One window from the genome of Saprospiraceae bacterium encodes:
- a CDS encoding YtxH domain-containing protein: MNSEKIVIGILFGLAAGVILGVLVAPEKGSETRKKIVQSRDSLVEELEKKLNNLINQLSGSEIDKSKLTENNNGKANQQQQDLAGMYPNVVS; encoded by the coding sequence ATGAATTCCGAAAAAATTGTAATTGGTATTTTATTTGGCTTAGCTGCAGGTGTTATTTTGGGTGTTTTAGTTGCCCCCGAGAAGGGATCTGAAACAAGAAAGAAAATTGTTCAATCACGCGACAGTCTTGTAGAAGAGTTAGAGAAAAAGTTAAATAATCTGATAAATCAATTGTCAGGTTCAGAAATAGATAAAAGCAAACTAACTGAAAACAATAATGGAAAAGCGAACCAGCAGCAGCAAGATCTTGCAGGTATGTATCCAAATGTTGTTAGTTGA
- a CDS encoding AI-2E family transporter, translating into MEASIKIPFYIKFAGLVIGATAIIMTLYLGEYLIVPLIFALLFAILLDPVIEFLSRRGFNRTIAITLVVVIIVLIGLFVLYLIFAQFTLFYDSYPLLSNKSQTLSVNWVQWISSQFKIKIEIINAWIYKTQMEALSNLGGSIGYTVELINSFLFIMILLPVYLFLILYYKGFFIEFMKRLFIRRNQEDVFEFLGNSKNIIQKYLVGLLLEALIVAVLNSIGLYIIGIEYAVILGISGAILNIIPYLGGVLSTIIPVTIALVTKDSYTYALEVVGVYLVIQLIDNNFIVPRIVASRVQLNALVSIVVVLLGGALWGIPGMFLSIPMTAILKVGLDHVDSLKAWGYLLGNKVNPKTN; encoded by the coding sequence TTGGAAGCCTCTATAAAAATTCCATTTTATATTAAGTTTGCTGGTTTAGTAATTGGCGCAACGGCCATTATCATGACTTTGTATCTTGGTGAATACCTTATTGTACCTTTGATATTTGCTTTATTATTTGCGATTCTCCTTGATCCGGTAATTGAATTTTTAAGTAGAAGAGGATTTAATCGAACCATAGCAATTACATTAGTTGTTGTAATAATTGTTTTGATTGGCTTGTTTGTACTTTATTTGATATTTGCACAATTTACTTTGTTTTATGATTCATATCCACTTTTAAGCAATAAATCTCAAACATTGTCTGTAAATTGGGTGCAGTGGATTTCCAGTCAATTTAAAATAAAAATTGAAATTATTAATGCGTGGATTTATAAAACTCAAATGGAGGCACTCAGTAATTTGGGTGGTTCAATAGGGTATACAGTCGAATTAATTAATAGTTTTCTATTTATAATGATTCTGCTTCCGGTTTATTTATTTTTAATACTTTATTATAAGGGTTTTTTTATTGAATTTATGAAGCGTTTATTCATAAGAAGGAATCAAGAAGATGTTTTTGAGTTTCTTGGCAATTCAAAAAATATTATTCAAAAATATCTGGTTGGATTATTACTAGAGGCTTTGATAGTTGCAGTTTTGAATTCTATTGGTTTATATATTATAGGAATTGAGTACGCGGTAATTTTAGGCATCAGTGGAGCAATATTAAATATTATTCCTTATTTAGGGGGAGTACTCTCAACCATCATTCCAGTGACCATAGCTTTAGTTACTAAGGATTCATATACCTATGCTTTAGAAGTAGTCGGTGTTTATTTAGTCATTCAGCTAATTGATAATAATTTTATTGTACCAAGGATTGTAGCGAGTCGGGTGCAATTGAATGCATTGGTTTCAATAGTAGTTGTATTACTCGGTGGTGCTTTGTGGGGTATTCCGGGAATGTTTTTATCAATCCCAATGACAGCCATTTTAAAAGTTGGCTTAGATCATGTAGATTCATTGAAAGCTTGGGGTTATTTGCTTGGAAATAAAGTGAATCCTAAAACTAACTAA
- a CDS encoding Ig-like domain-containing protein, whose translation MKFKTLLSKCALIMMFFTAACKKDDFTEIIGLCPLVVSTNPTNGATSVPLDQIITVTFNEEMNPSTITLNSISINGPTVVTGTISYSGLTATFTPLSPLEANTIYTGRVTTDVKDTRGNALQADYVWSFSTGLLIGPLIVVTSPTNNEVNVLLNKVISATFNMAMDSSTIDQTSFIIKQGFTSTEGAISYSGNTAYFTPTNLLEPNTTYTGILTTRIKNLAGVSLAADYIWTFKTLSFLPPTVISTDPFDNETNVILTKRITANFIVPMIPNTLTNSSFIIKQGLTTIAGVVSYSGTTVTFVPNSSLDANTTYTATITTAAKNLAGTPLEDDYIWTFSTGSILVPTVISTDPFNLETAVILNKVISASFSVPMNPLTINTNSFTVKNGNTAISRIVSYLGTTAFFNPTSPLSPNTVYTGTITTSVKNLLGTPIATNYVWTFTTVNNIPPTVIATDPINNATGVLLAKIITATFSVPMDPSTINANTFILRQAGVMIPGTILYSGVTVTFIPSVNLKSNTNYTVTITNAVKNVAGINLVANYVWTFTTLTVPPPTVISTSPVNNATGVVLNKVITASFSTQMDPTSINTSSFILKEGLISVSGNVSYSGVTASFTPTLALKANTLYTATITTIAKNVAGVALASNYVWTFTTISNQPPTVISTDPLNNASGVLLNKQISANFSTQMDPASINTSTFTLSHGGIPVSGVVSYSGITATFQPDNLLSSNTVYTATITTGAKNLAGIALAANYQWSFTTIVLIPPSVVSTDPVNNALGAEYNKTITALFSIAMDPLTINETSFLLFNGTTPIVGTVTYSGLTASFNPVVDLLPNTLYSARITTAAKNLAGTPMANDYNWSFTTKLSGGAPFVNLNSVARFGIIAGAGVSNNAGFSEIHDMDVGISPGFRSSVTGFPPAIIVNGAIYAADDVAPPGVAAMLIQAKNDLTAAYNFAKGASVPVPIVISGDQGGKTLTPGIYKSTSSLLIAGGDLTLDAQGDPNAVWIFQIGSSFTTIGGAGGSIILSGAAQPNNIFWQVGSSATIGDFTSFQGNILALTSITMNSGATAEGRMLCINGAVVLTSTNIINKP comes from the coding sequence ATGAAATTCAAAACACTATTGAGCAAATGCGCTTTGATAATGATGTTTTTTACAGCGGCTTGCAAAAAGGATGATTTTACAGAAATCATCGGATTATGTCCGCTGGTAGTCTCCACGAATCCAACCAATGGAGCAACCAGTGTCCCTTTGGATCAAATTATTACAGTGACTTTTAATGAAGAGATGAATCCAAGCACAATTACGCTGAATTCAATTTCTATTAACGGTCCAACTGTAGTGACGGGTACAATTTCGTATTCTGGTTTGACTGCAACATTTACTCCCCTGTCCCCACTGGAAGCCAACACAATTTATACAGGTCGTGTTACCACAGATGTAAAGGATACAAGAGGAAATGCTTTGCAAGCAGATTATGTATGGTCTTTTAGCACAGGCTTGCTTATAGGTCCATTGATTGTAGTTACCAGTCCGACCAATAATGAAGTCAATGTGTTACTTAATAAAGTAATATCGGCAACATTTAACATGGCCATGGATTCATCTACAATTGATCAAACAAGTTTTATAATTAAGCAAGGATTTACTTCTACAGAAGGGGCTATTTCTTATTCTGGGAATACAGCCTACTTTACTCCTACGAATTTGTTAGAACCCAATACAACATATACAGGAATACTGACTACCAGAATAAAAAACCTGGCCGGTGTTTCTTTGGCGGCCGATTATATCTGGACATTCAAAACATTAAGCTTTCTTCCTCCTACAGTAATTAGTACGGATCCATTTGATAATGAAACAAATGTTATCCTTACAAAGAGAATTACGGCAAATTTTATTGTACCAATGATTCCAAACACTTTGACAAACTCAAGCTTTATTATTAAGCAAGGCTTGACGACGATCGCAGGTGTAGTAAGTTATTCAGGTACTACTGTGACATTTGTTCCCAATAGTTCTTTAGATGCAAATACAACTTATACTGCAACGATAACTACTGCTGCAAAAAATCTTGCAGGCACTCCTTTAGAGGATGATTATATTTGGACGTTTAGTACCGGTTCTATTTTAGTTCCTACTGTAATATCAACGGATCCTTTCAATCTAGAGACTGCTGTCATTCTAAATAAAGTAATTTCAGCAAGCTTTAGTGTGCCTATGAATCCACTTACTATAAATACAAATAGCTTTACTGTTAAAAATGGGAATACAGCTATTTCTCGTATTGTAAGTTATTTAGGGACAACCGCTTTTTTTAATCCTACAAGTCCATTAAGTCCAAATACTGTTTACACTGGAACGATTACAACAAGCGTAAAGAATTTGCTTGGTACACCAATTGCAACAAATTATGTTTGGACATTTACGACAGTCAATAATATACCACCTACTGTTATAGCAACGGACCCAATAAATAATGCAACCGGAGTTTTGTTGGCGAAAATTATAACGGCCACGTTTAGCGTGCCAATGGACCCATCAACAATTAATGCGAACACTTTTATATTACGTCAAGCTGGGGTAATGATTCCTGGTACGATACTCTATTCAGGGGTAACGGTTACATTTATTCCTTCTGTCAATTTGAAATCAAATACCAACTATACCGTTACGATTACCAACGCAGTAAAGAATGTTGCAGGAATAAATCTAGTTGCAAACTATGTTTGGACATTTACTACCCTTACGGTTCCTCCACCTACTGTAATTTCAACAAGTCCAGTTAACAATGCAACTGGAGTTGTCTTGAATAAAGTGATTACAGCAAGCTTTAGTACACAGATGGATCCAACGTCCATCAATACATCTAGTTTTATTCTTAAAGAAGGGTTAATCAGTGTTTCTGGTAATGTGAGCTATTCTGGTGTAACTGCAAGTTTCACTCCGACGCTTGCATTAAAAGCAAATACGCTGTACACGGCTACAATTACAACAATTGCTAAAAATGTTGCTGGTGTTGCTTTAGCGAGTAATTATGTGTGGACTTTTACCACGATTTCAAATCAACCCCCTACGGTCATTTCAACCGATCCTTTAAATAACGCATCAGGTGTATTATTAAATAAACAGATCTCTGCGAATTTTAGTACACAGATGGATCCGGCTTCCATCAACACATCAACGTTTACACTCAGTCATGGTGGAATTCCAGTAAGTGGAGTAGTTAGCTATTCCGGAATTACTGCAACATTTCAGCCAGATAATTTATTGTCATCCAATACAGTTTATACAGCAACGATTACCACCGGAGCCAAAAACTTAGCAGGAATTGCACTGGCTGCAAATTACCAATGGTCATTTACAACAATCGTTTTAATTCCACCATCCGTTGTTTCTACTGACCCTGTGAATAATGCATTGGGAGCGGAATACAATAAAACAATAACAGCCCTATTTAGTATTGCTATGGATCCACTTACAATTAATGAAACGAGTTTCCTTTTATTTAATGGAACTACTCCTATTGTTGGTACAGTTACCTATTCAGGTCTTACTGCTTCATTTAATCCGGTTGTTGATCTTTTACCAAATACATTGTATTCGGCAAGAATTACAACCGCTGCAAAAAATTTGGCAGGCACACCAATGGCGAATGATTATAACTGGAGTTTTACTACCAAACTTTCAGGTGGAGCACCGTTTGTTAATTTAAATTCTGTAGCTCGATTTGGAATTATTGCAGGCGCGGGTGTTAGCAATAATGCTGGTTTTAGTGAAATTCATGATATGGATGTTGGAATCAGTCCTGGTTTTAGATCATCGGTTACTGGATTTCCACCAGCGATTATTGTAAATGGTGCCATTTATGCCGCAGATGATGTCGCACCTCCCGGAGTAGCTGCAATGTTAATTCAGGCAAAAAATGATTTAACAGCAGCCTACAATTTTGCAAAAGGGGCAAGTGTTCCTGTTCCAATAGTTATATCAGGAGATCAAGGTGGCAAGACCTTAACACCTGGAATTTATAAATCTACATCCAGTTTATTAATTGCTGGTGGTGATTTAACATTGGATGCTCAAGGAGATCCAAATGCGGTGTGGATTTTTCAAATTGGTTCCAGCTTTACTACGATTGGAGGCGCTGGTGGTAGTATTATTTTAAGCGGCGCTGCACAACCTAATAATATATTCTGGCAAGTTGGCAGTTCTGCAACAATAGGAGATTTTACTTCATTTCAAGGCAATATCCTTGCATTGACTTCTATAACCATGAATTCAGGTGCAACTGCTGAAGGCAGAATGTTATGTATCAATGGTGCTGTTGTCTTAACCAGTACCAACATTATAAATAAACCTTAA
- a CDS encoding outer membrane beta-barrel protein yields the protein MKFKIIQNMLSNLSNALFYRAFKNSLLICVVGLCLPLALSSQALQYTRPSWLIGLASGANFNFYRGSTQKMNADFTAPVPFHDGTSVGLYLAPLLEYYHPGAILGISLQAGFDSKRGSFDQVITPCNCPADLNTNLSYVTIEPSVRISPMRSNFYLFGGPRFAFNVAKSFNYSLGINPDFPEQEPTPDVNGDLSDVKKTLVSLQVGAGYDIYLSSQMHRTQFVLSPFISYQPYFGQSPRTIETWNITSLRVGAAIKFGMGTRIPTPSEIIVNDPEVRFTVIAPKNIPVDRKVREIFPMRNYVFFDLGSTEIPQRYELLSKSQVKEFKEDQVELFVPKNLTGRSQRQMIVYYNILNILGDRMGKNTQSTINLVGSSENGPLDGQKMAEAIETYLVDVFGINSLRINTSGQDKPNIPSEKPGGTRDLTLLREGDRRVSIETNSPDLLMEFQNGSNSFLKPVEILVSQEAPLDSYVSFNASGANVAFSSWNLEIRDDKNVLKSFGPFYQDQVSIPGKSILGTRLEGDYKVTMVGLTKAGKTVRRETKVHMVLWKAPENIEGMRYSVIYEFDESKAIQIYDKYLKDVVIPKIPINSKVLIHGYTDIIGDETHNLNLSLARANDVLRILEKGLQNANRTDVKFELYGFGEDQNVSPFNNEFPEERFYNRTVIIDIIPLK from the coding sequence ATGAAATTTAAAATAATTCAAAACATGCTATCGAACCTTTCGAATGCATTATTTTATAGAGCATTTAAAAATAGCTTGCTAATTTGTGTGGTGGGTTTATGCTTACCGCTTGCTCTGAGTTCACAAGCTTTACAATATACAAGACCTTCCTGGTTGATCGGATTGGCTTCCGGAGCAAATTTTAATTTTTATCGGGGTTCAACACAAAAAATGAATGCAGATTTTACTGCACCGGTTCCATTTCACGATGGAACGAGTGTGGGATTGTATTTAGCTCCTCTATTAGAGTATTATCATCCTGGTGCAATTTTAGGAATTAGTCTTCAAGCAGGATTTGATAGCAAGCGGGGTTCTTTTGATCAGGTCATTACTCCTTGTAATTGTCCTGCTGATCTCAATACAAATTTATCGTATGTTACCATTGAGCCCAGTGTTCGTATTTCGCCGATGCGTTCAAATTTCTATTTATTTGGAGGACCAAGATTTGCATTTAATGTTGCAAAATCCTTCAATTATTCTTTGGGAATCAATCCTGATTTTCCAGAACAAGAGCCAACTCCTGATGTGAATGGTGACTTGAGTGATGTTAAGAAGACTTTAGTGTCTCTGCAAGTTGGAGCTGGATATGATATTTACTTATCATCACAAATGCATCGCACGCAGTTTGTCTTGTCTCCATTTATATCGTATCAACCTTATTTTGGACAATCTCCTCGAACAATTGAAACCTGGAATATTACAAGCTTACGAGTTGGTGCTGCAATTAAATTTGGTATGGGAACTAGAATTCCAACGCCATCTGAAATTATAGTAAATGATCCAGAAGTACGTTTTACCGTGATCGCTCCAAAAAATATTCCTGTTGACAGAAAGGTCCGAGAAATTTTTCCAATGAGAAATTATGTATTTTTTGATTTGGGATCAACTGAAATCCCGCAGCGATATGAGTTATTATCCAAATCACAGGTTAAAGAGTTTAAAGAAGATCAAGTGGAACTTTTTGTTCCCAAAAATTTGACCGGGAGGTCACAGCGACAAATGATAGTCTATTATAATATTTTGAATATTTTAGGCGATCGAATGGGTAAGAATACGCAATCAACAATTAATCTGGTAGGGTCTTCAGAAAATGGACCCTTGGATGGTCAAAAGATGGCCGAAGCTATAGAAACTTATTTAGTAGATGTTTTTGGTATTAATTCTTTGAGAATTAATACTTCAGGACAAGATAAACCAAATATTCCTTCTGAAAAACCAGGTGGGACCCGTGATTTAACTTTATTAAGAGAAGGAGATCGACGCGTTTCAATTGAAACGAATTCTCCGGATTTATTAATGGAATTCCAAAATGGTTCAAACTCATTTTTAAAACCAGTTGAAATTTTGGTTTCTCAGGAAGCTCCTTTAGATAGTTATGTATCATTTAATGCGAGTGGTGCGAATGTTGCATTTTCATCTTGGAACCTAGAAATTCGTGATGATAAAAATGTATTAAAAAGTTTTGGACCATTTTATCAGGATCAAGTCAGTATTCCTGGAAAATCGATTCTTGGCACCAGACTGGAAGGAGACTATAAAGTAACGATGGTAGGTTTGACTAAAGCCGGTAAAACAGTAAGAAGAGAAACCAAAGTGCATATGGTGCTTTGGAAAGCTCCGGAAAATATTGAAGGAATGCGTTATAGTGTTATATATGAGTTTGATGAATCAAAAGCCATTCAGATTTATGATAAATATCTGAAGGATGTTGTAATTCCAAAGATTCCAATAAATTCAAAAGTTCTAATCCATGGATATACAGATATCATTGGAGACGAAACTCATAATCTCAATCTATCCCTGGCTCGTGCAAATGATGTACTGCGAATTCTGGAGAAAGGATTGCAAAATGCAAACCGGACCGACGTTAAATTTGAATTATATGGCTTTGGAGAAGATCAAAATGTGTCACCATTCAATAATGAATTTCCTGAGGAACGATTTTATAACAGAACTGTAATCATTGATATAATTCCATTGAAGTAA
- a CDS encoding cupin domain-containing protein, whose translation MSNLELEKGLAYITVEIIEYVPNSVVIKTILKKSTGNISVMSFDVGEGLTEKTSPFDTFVQIIEGQANIVINNVATILKTGQSMVIPAHTTNHVKANGRFKMIQTVIKSGYEE comes from the coding sequence ATGAGCAATTTAGAATTAGAAAAGGGCCTCGCTTACATCACAGTGGAAATCATTGAGTATGTACCAAATTCCGTAGTTATAAAGACAATTTTGAAAAAATCTACGGGCAATATTAGCGTAATGTCATTTGACGTAGGAGAGGGGCTTACAGAAAAAACATCCCCATTTGATACCTTTGTTCAAATTATCGAGGGGCAAGCAAATATTGTGATAAATAATGTAGCCACTATATTAAAAACAGGTCAATCGATGGTAATACCTGCACATACCACCAATCATGTAAAAGCTAATGGCCGATTCAAAATGATCCAAACAGTCATTAAAAGTGGATACGAAGAGTAA
- a CDS encoding helix-turn-helix transcriptional regulator yields the protein MVSLRCKLVVKQELENLGIPYTFVELGFVDIPGEITDKTRDQLKINLLRSELELMDDKKSIIIERIKNIVTEMIHYSDEIPDVNYSEFISNKLNYDYNYLSNLFSEVKGITIQHFIILNKIEKVKELLLYDELNLTEISYKLHYSSVAHLSNQFKKITGLSPSFFKKLKQKRKSNLENL from the coding sequence ATGGTTAGTCTTCGTTGTAAACTAGTAGTCAAACAAGAACTTGAAAACCTGGGAATTCCTTACACATTTGTTGAATTGGGATTTGTTGATATTCCAGGAGAAATCACAGATAAGACAAGAGATCAATTAAAAATAAATCTGTTGCGGTCCGAATTGGAATTAATGGATGACAAGAAAAGCATCATAATTGAACGCATTAAAAATATTGTTACAGAAATGATCCACTATTCGGACGAAATACCAGATGTCAATTATTCAGAGTTTATAAGCAATAAATTAAATTATGACTACAATTACCTTTCTAATCTTTTTTCAGAAGTTAAAGGCATAACTATTCAACACTTCATAATTTTAAATAAAATTGAAAAAGTCAAAGAACTGTTATTGTACGATGAATTAAACTTAACAGAAATATCATATAAACTCCACTATAGCAGTGTAGCCCACCTTTCCAATCAGTTTAAGAAAATCACTGGTTTATCTCCCTCCTTTTTTAAGAAATTAAAACAAAAGCGCAAAAGCAATTTGGAAAATTTATAA
- a CDS encoding T9SS type A sorting domain-containing protein, translating to MGKTTTNYFWIILLTIQIQVNPVFSQCFSCKNAPAGTIWCDDFEEDIPFNQKYFEYNNNGGDFIRLAKAGRDSSYGMRVKWQAGEVGAGSLSKSFGKTPDTYIGKNAAHPGETFDEIYWRMDVKSQSGWIGGGPAKLSRAMCLANSNWAQGMMAHLWSGGTNDWYLGMDPASGIGLDGSLKSTKYNDFNNLRWLGFKAGKTPIYHENNAGKWFCIVGHVKLNTPGQKNGIFEFWINDTLQASSTNLDWHSTWNANPNNLHINAIFFENYWNNGSPVDQERSFDNLVISTQPIPCTCMVTAAENPIEKFDNSLAIDQVANKIRLILPASKFPSVLSVLDVNGKLIKQKQFINSSEWLDLSGLSSGIYFLSTEKTKPVKIALIH from the coding sequence ATGGGAAAGACGACTACTAATTATTTTTGGATTATACTTTTAACTATCCAGATTCAGGTAAATCCTGTTTTCAGTCAATGTTTCAGTTGCAAGAATGCTCCAGCTGGTACCATTTGGTGTGATGACTTTGAAGAAGACATTCCATTTAATCAAAAGTATTTTGAATACAACAACAATGGAGGAGATTTTATCAGACTAGCAAAAGCAGGTCGCGACAGCAGTTATGGTATGCGCGTTAAATGGCAAGCTGGAGAGGTTGGTGCCGGCTCTCTTTCAAAATCCTTTGGGAAAACTCCGGATACCTATATTGGTAAAAATGCCGCTCATCCAGGTGAAACTTTTGATGAAATCTATTGGCGAATGGATGTAAAATCTCAATCCGGATGGATCGGAGGTGGACCCGCAAAACTGAGCAGAGCCATGTGTTTAGCAAACAGCAATTGGGCACAAGGAATGATGGCACATCTTTGGTCAGGTGGAACCAACGATTGGTATCTCGGCATGGATCCGGCTAGTGGAATTGGTCTTGACGGAAGCTTAAAATCAACTAAATACAACGACTTTAATAATTTAAGATGGCTCGGTTTTAAAGCCGGTAAAACACCCATTTATCATGAAAATAATGCAGGCAAATGGTTTTGCATCGTTGGGCATGTTAAATTAAACACACCTGGACAAAAAAATGGTATTTTTGAATTTTGGATTAATGATACCTTGCAAGCTTCTTCAACAAATTTAGATTGGCACAGCACCTGGAATGCCAATCCCAATAACCTGCATATAAATGCAATTTTCTTTGAAAACTACTGGAATAATGGATCACCCGTTGACCAAGAGCGTTCCTTTGATAATTTAGTCATAAGTACCCAACCCATCCCATGCACTTGTATGGTTACAGCTGCTGAAAATCCAATTGAGAAATTTGATAATTCTCTGGCTATTGATCAAGTTGCTAATAAAATTCGCCTAATTCTTCCAGCTTCCAAATTTCCAAGCGTCCTAAGTGTTTTAGATGTCAATGGAAAGCTCATTAAACAGAAACAATTCATTAATTCCAGTGAGTGGCTTGATTTATCTGGATTAAGTTCTGGTATATACTTTTTAAGTACAGAAAAGACAAAACCAGTAAAAATTGCCCTAATTCATTGA
- a CDS encoding GlsB/YeaQ/YmgE family stress response membrane protein yields the protein MEHIIIILILGAVAGWLAGQLYKGSSLGLVGNIVVGILGGFIGYWGLGILGVNLGSGYLGYILTAAIGAIALLAIINLLASRR from the coding sequence ATGGAACATATTATTATCATATTAATTTTAGGAGCCGTTGCCGGTTGGTTAGCAGGTCAATTATATAAAGGCTCTAGTTTAGGTTTAGTAGGAAATATCGTTGTGGGTATATTAGGAGGATTTATCGGTTACTGGGGTCTTGGTATCTTAGGGGTAAATTTAGGTTCCGGATATCTTGGTTATATTTTAACCGCTGCAATTGGTGCCATTGCTTTATTGGCTATCATCAATCTGTTAGCAAGCAGAAGATAG
- a CDS encoding general stress protein CsbD: MKETVATPTPVKVNWSEQKAKLKAKFSVLTDADLVYEDGKKSEMFTKIQEKIGKTKEELTAIMAAL, translated from the coding sequence ATGAAAGAAACTGTAGCAACACCAACACCAGTAAAAGTAAACTGGAGTGAGCAAAAAGCAAAATTAAAAGCAAAATTTTCAGTTCTAACCGATGCAGATTTGGTTTACGAAGATGGAAAGAAAAGCGAAATGTTTACTAAAATTCAAGAGAAGATTGGTAAAACTAAAGAAGAATTAACAGCAATTATGGCAGCACTTTAG
- a CDS encoding CsbD family protein → MNITEFEGNWNEQKGKLKQKYATLTDNDLIFEEGKKDEMMGKLQKILGKTKEELHNIISAL, encoded by the coding sequence ATGAATATTACAGAATTTGAAGGAAACTGGAATGAGCAAAAAGGAAAACTAAAACAAAAATATGCTACGCTTACAGACAACGACTTGATTTTTGAAGAAGGCAAGAAAGATGAAATGATGGGTAAACTTCAAAAAATTCTTGGCAAAACCAAAGAAGAATTGCACAATATCATCTCTGCCTTATAA
- a CDS encoding VOC family protein, with the protein MPRVTTYLNFPGNTEEAFNFYKKVFRGHFTGHGLQRFGDFELPEGEAPLSDADKNLIIHAELTILGGHALMATDAPESMGFHLEYGNNMHINIEPESREETTRLFDELSEGGHINMPLEDMFWGAYYGSFTDKYGINWMLNYQNPNS; encoded by the coding sequence ATGCCAAGAGTTACAACTTATTTAAACTTTCCCGGGAATACTGAGGAAGCCTTTAATTTTTACAAAAAGGTTTTTAGAGGACATTTTACCGGACATGGATTGCAGCGATTTGGTGATTTTGAACTTCCAGAAGGTGAAGCTCCATTGAGCGATGCCGATAAGAATTTAATAATTCATGCAGAACTTACCATATTAGGCGGACATGCTCTGATGGCAACAGACGCACCAGAAAGCATGGGATTTCATTTAGAATACGGAAATAACATGCATATCAATATCGAACCAGAATCCCGAGAAGAGACTACACGATTATTTGATGAACTATCTGAAGGCGGACATATCAATATGCCTTTGGAAGATATGTTTTGGGGTGCCTATTATGGTTCATTTACTGACAAATACGGTATTAATTGGATGTTGAATTATCAAAATCCAAATTCTTAA